A window from Burkholderiales bacterium encodes these proteins:
- the argG gene encoding argininosuccinate synthase, which translates to MNKVRKVVLAYSGGLDTSVILKWLQDTYGCEVVTFTADIGQGEELAPARAKAKKLGVKEIYVEDLKEEFARDFVFPMFRANAVYEGEYLLGTSIARPLIAKRQIEIARKTRADAVAHGATGKGNDQVRFELGYYALAPDIRVIAPWREWDLTSREKLMAYARKHGIPVEMKKKGGSPYSMDANLLHISYEGRMLEDPAKEPEESMWRWTVAPERAPDEPEYVKLEFHRGDCVAVNGRKLSPAQVLAALNRLGAKHGVGRLDLVENRYVGMKSRGCYETPGGAILLKAHRAMESITLDREVAHIKDELMPRYASLIYNGYWFSPERRMLQELIDASQVTVNGWVRLKLYKGNVIVVGRGSDTDSLFDPAVATFEEDRGAYNQADAAGFIRLNALRMRIAAKLKLKSRR; encoded by the coding sequence ATGAACAAAGTTAGAAAGGTGGTGCTCGCCTATTCCGGCGGGCTGGATACGTCCGTCATTCTCAAGTGGCTCCAGGATACCTATGGCTGCGAGGTGGTGACTTTCACCGCCGACATCGGCCAGGGAGAGGAGCTCGCGCCTGCCAGGGCGAAGGCCAAGAAGCTGGGGGTCAAGGAGATCTACGTCGAGGATCTCAAGGAGGAGTTCGCCCGGGACTTCGTGTTTCCCATGTTCCGGGCGAACGCCGTGTACGAAGGGGAGTACCTGCTGGGCACTTCCATCGCCCGGCCGCTGATCGCCAAGCGCCAGATCGAGATCGCGCGCAAGACCCGCGCCGACGCGGTAGCCCACGGCGCCACCGGCAAAGGCAACGACCAGGTGCGCTTCGAGCTGGGCTACTACGCGCTCGCGCCCGACATCCGGGTGATCGCCCCCTGGCGGGAATGGGACCTCACCTCCCGGGAAAAGCTCATGGCCTACGCCAGGAAGCACGGCATCCCGGTGGAAATGAAAAAAAAGGGGGGTTCCCCCTACAGCATGGACGCTAACCTGCTGCACATCTCCTACGAGGGGCGCATGCTGGAAGATCCGGCGAAGGAGCCGGAGGAGTCCATGTGGCGCTGGACCGTGGCGCCGGAGCGGGCCCCCGACGAGCCGGAGTACGTGAAGCTCGAGTTCCACCGCGGCGACTGCGTGGCGGTGAACGGCCGCAAGCTTAGCCCCGCCCAGGTGCTCGCCGCCTTGAACCGCCTGGGGGCAAAGCACGGGGTCGGGCGCCTCGACCTGGTGGAGAACCGCTACGTGGGGATGAAGTCCCGGGGCTGCTACGAAACCCCGGGCGGGGCCATTCTGCTCAAGGCCCATCGCGCCATGGAGTCCATTACCCTGGATCGGGAGGTGGCCCATATCAAGGACGAGCTCATGCCCCGCTACGCCTCCCTCATCTACAACGGCTACTGGTTCAGCCCCGAGCGGCGGATGCTCCAGGAGCTGATCGACGCCTCCCAGGTGACTGTCAACGGCTGGGTGCGCTTAAAGCTCTACAAAGGCAACGTGATCGTGGTAGGTCGGGGCTCCGACACCGATTCCCTCTTCGATCCCGCCGTCGCCACCTTCGAGGAAGACCGGGGCGCCTACAACCAGGCCGACGCGGCCGGCTTCATCCGGCTCAATGCCCTGCGGATGCGCATCGCGGCGAAGCTGAAGCTGAAGAGCAGAAGATGA
- the folE2 gene encoding GTP cyclohydrolase FolE2: MNRKAEFPLMPDVQSSPDSRHLAIDRVGIKGIRHPVRVADKSGGVQHTVATFNMYVHLPHNFKGTHMSRFVEILHGQEREISVESFESMLRRMVRRLEAEAGHIEMSFPYFINKSAPVSGVQSLMDYDVTFTGEIHRDEYRFAMKVVVPVTSLCPCSKKISDYGAHNQRSHVTVTAHTKGFVWIEELVRIVEDQASCELYGLLKRPDEKYVTEKAYNNPKFVEDMVRDVAGVLNRDPRILAYVVESENFESIHNHSAYALIERDKKVPGGLL; encoded by the coding sequence ATGAACCGCAAAGCCGAATTTCCGTTGATGCCCGATGTCCAGAGCAGCCCGGACTCGCGGCACCTTGCCATCGATCGGGTGGGCATCAAAGGAATCCGCCACCCCGTGCGGGTCGCCGATAAGAGCGGCGGGGTGCAGCACACCGTGGCCACCTTCAACATGTACGTGCACCTGCCCCACAACTTCAAGGGCACCCACATGTCCCGCTTCGTCGAGATTTTGCACGGCCAGGAGCGGGAAATCTCGGTGGAATCCTTCGAGTCCATGCTGCGCAGGATGGTGCGCCGGCTGGAGGCGGAAGCCGGCCATATCGAGATGAGCTTTCCCTACTTCATCAACAAGTCCGCGCCCGTCTCCGGGGTGCAGAGCCTGATGGACTACGACGTCACCTTCACAGGAGAGATCCACCGCGACGAGTACCGCTTCGCCATGAAGGTGGTGGTGCCGGTCACCAGCCTTTGCCCGTGCTCGAAAAAGATCTCCGATTATGGCGCCCACAACCAGCGCTCCCACGTGACTGTCACCGCCCACACCAAGGGGTTCGTGTGGATCGAGGAGCTAGTGCGCATCGTGGAAGACCAGGCCTCCTGCGAGCTCTACGGCCTGCTCAAGCGCCCCGACGAGAAGTACGTGACGGAAAAAGCCTACAACAACCCGAAGTTCGTGGAGGACATGGTGCGCGACGTGGCGGGCGTCCTTAACCGGGATCCGCGCATCCTCGCCTACGTGGTGGAGTCCGAGAACTTCGAGTCGATCCACAACCACTCCGCCTACGCGCTGATCGAGCGCGACAAGAAAGTCCCCGGCGGGCTCCTCTGA
- a CDS encoding UPF0234 protein yields the protein MPSFDIVSQVDKQELRNAVDQANKEISTRFDFKGSDARVELAEYQLTLYADDEFKLGQVNDILLAKLAKRGVDVRCLERGKVEAIGGNKVKQVVTARVGVDSDLAKRIVKLVKDSKLKVQASVQGDAVRVSGAKKDLLQEAIQLVRKSVTDFPLQFTNYRD from the coding sequence ATGCCCTCGTTCGATATCGTCTCCCAGGTGGACAAGCAGGAGCTGCGCAACGCCGTGGACCAGGCGAACAAGGAAATTTCCACCCGCTTCGATTTCAAGGGCTCCGACGCCCGGGTGGAGCTGGCGGAGTACCAGCTTACCCTCTATGCCGATGACGAGTTCAAGCTGGGCCAGGTGAACGACATCCTGCTCGCCAAGCTCGCCAAACGGGGCGTCGACGTACGCTGCCTGGAGCGGGGGAAGGTGGAGGCCATCGGTGGCAACAAGGTCAAGCAGGTCGTCACCGCCCGGGTCGGGGTGGACAGCGACCTGGCGAAAAGAATCGTCAAGCTCGTCAAGGACAGCAAGCTCAAGGTCCAGGCCAGCGTCCAGGGCGACGCCGTACGGGTCTCCGGCGCGAAGAAGGACCTGCTGCAGGAAGCGATCCAGCTCGTGCGCAAGTCGGTGACCGACTTTCCCCTGCAGTTCACCAATTACCGCGATTAG
- a CDS encoding hypothetical protein (possible pseudo, frameshifted): protein MFELLKSVNDPKDLRALSRQDLHVLAQELREYLIQLVSRTGGHLSSNLGTVELTIALHYVFERPTTAWSGTWATRPTATRS from the coding sequence ATGTTCGAGTTGCTGAAGAGCGTCAACGACCCCAAGGACCTGCGCGCCCTGTCGCGCCAGGATCTCCATGTCCTGGCGCAGGAGCTGCGGGAATATCTGATCCAACTCGTGAGTCGCACCGGCGGCCACCTCTCCTCCAACCTGGGCACAGTGGAGCTCACCATCGCCCTGCACTACGTGTTCGAACGCCCCACGACCGCCTGGTCTGGGACGTGGGCCACCAGACCTACGGCCACAAGATCCTGA
- a CDS encoding haloacid dehalogenase, translated as MDALPFDPASLQALTFDVFGTVVDWHGGVVRDGRRLARGRRLKVNWSAFANAWRAKYPPSMDRVRRGELPWTKIDDLHRMALEETLQEFGIGSFTEEEKAQLNLAWHRLDPWPDAVKGLRRLKKRYIVATLSNGNVRLLVDMARRAGLPWDCIFSSEIFRRYKRDPEVYLGAIDMLSLKPHQVMMVAAHQDDLRAAHAVGMRTAFVRRPLEYGDPGKKDLTPEPMFDLAVDSLEELAERLGA; from the coding sequence GTGGACGCTCTCCCCTTTGATCCGGCCTCCCTCCAGGCTCTCACCTTCGACGTATTCGGCACCGTCGTCGACTGGCACGGCGGCGTGGTGCGGGACGGCCGGCGGCTCGCCCGCGGCCGCCGCCTTAAAGTGAACTGGAGCGCCTTCGCCAACGCCTGGCGCGCCAAATATCCGCCTTCCATGGATCGGGTGCGACGCGGGGAGCTGCCCTGGACCAAGATCGACGACCTGCACCGGATGGCCCTCGAGGAAACGCTGCAGGAGTTCGGCATCGGCTCCTTCACCGAGGAGGAGAAGGCCCAGCTCAATCTAGCGTGGCACCGGCTCGATCCCTGGCCGGACGCAGTCAAGGGACTGCGCCGGCTGAAGAAACGCTACATCGTCGCCACGCTCTCCAACGGCAACGTGCGGCTGCTGGTGGACATGGCCAGGCGCGCCGGGCTGCCCTGGGACTGCATTTTCTCCTCCGAAATCTTCCGGCGCTACAAGCGCGACCCAGAGGTCTACCTGGGTGCCATCGACATGCTGAGCTTAAAGCCCCATCAGGTCATGATGGTGGCGGCCCACCAGGACGATCTGCGGGCCGCCCACGCCGTGGGCATGCGTACAGCCTTCGTGCGGCGGCCCCTGGAATACGGGGATCCGGGGAAGAAGGATCTGACCCCGGAGCCCATGTTCGACCTGGCGGTGGACAGCCTGGAGGAGCTGGCGGAGCGGCTGGGAGCCTGA
- the xseB gene encoding exodeoxyribonuclease 7 small subunit, with protein sequence MAQPPDRPAATEPPVQGTAPASFEAALAELEAIVARMEEGQISLEESLAAYKRGTELLQYCQARLKDAQQQVRMLEAGTLQDFQVDDSR encoded by the coding sequence GCCGCGACCGAGCCCCCAGTCCAAGGGACGGCGCCAGCCAGCTTCGAAGCGGCCCTCGCCGAGCTGGAAGCGATCGTGGCCCGCATGGAAGAGGGCCAGATATCCCTGGAAGAGTCCTTGGCGGCGTACAAGCGCGGGACCGAGCTGCTGCAGTATTGCCAGGCTCGGCTCAAGGACGCCCAGCAGCAAGTGCGTATGCTGGAAGCCGGCACGCTGCAAGACTTCCAAGTGGACGACTCCCGCTAA
- the ispA gene encoding (2E,6E)-farnesyl diphosphate synthase, with amino-acid sequence MPGTNSDFQSWARSRQALVEEALNRLLPPAEVAPQRLHQAMRYAVLGGGKRVRPLLCYAAGEVSGADLQRLSTAAAALELIHVYSLVHDDLPCMDDDVLRRGKPTCHVEYDEATALLAGDSLQSLAFQLLAEYRVADSPQTQLKMLEHLARAAGSRGMAGGQAIDLEATGKTLTLPELEFMHIHKTGALIRASVILGANCGRALSSKDMDRLDHFAKRIGLAFQVVDDVLDAQSTTATLGKTAGKDARQGKPTYVSTVGVEAARAMALELKREAVESLAPFGERARRLREIAEYIVGREF; translated from the coding sequence ATGCCCGGAACGAACAGCGATTTCCAGTCCTGGGCGCGCAGCCGCCAGGCCCTGGTGGAAGAGGCCTTGAACCGGTTGCTGCCGCCGGCGGAGGTGGCGCCCCAGCGGCTGCACCAGGCCATGCGCTACGCGGTTCTGGGAGGCGGCAAGCGGGTGCGACCGCTCCTGTGCTACGCCGCAGGCGAGGTGAGCGGGGCCGACCTGCAGCGTCTGAGCACCGCTGCGGCTGCCTTGGAGCTGATCCACGTCTATTCGTTGGTGCACGATGACCTGCCCTGTATGGACGACGATGTCCTGCGCCGGGGAAAGCCCACCTGCCACGTGGAGTACGACGAAGCCACCGCCCTCCTCGCGGGCGATAGCCTCCAGAGCTTGGCGTTCCAGCTCCTGGCCGAATACCGAGTGGCCGATTCCCCCCAGACCCAGCTCAAGATGCTGGAGCACCTGGCCCGGGCGGCCGGCTCCCGGGGCATGGCGGGCGGCCAAGCCATCGACCTGGAAGCCACCGGTAAAACCCTGACGCTCCCCGAGCTGGAATTCATGCACATCCACAAGACCGGGGCGCTGATCCGGGCTTCCGTGATCCTGGGAGCGAACTGCGGCCGGGCGCTTTCTTCCAAGGACATGGACCGGCTGGACCACTTCGCCAAGCGCATCGGCCTCGCTTTCCAGGTGGTCGACGACGTGCTCGACGCCCAGTCCACCACCGCCACCCTGGGCAAGACCGCCGGCAAGGACGCCCGCCAGGGCAAGCCCACCTACGTGTCCACGGTGGGGGTGGAGGCCGCCCGGGCCATGGCCCTGGAGCTGAAGCGGGAGGCGGTGGAAAGCCTCGCCCCCTTCGGCGAACGGGCCCGGCGGCTGCGGGAGATCGCCGAGTACATCGTGGGCCGCGAGTTCTGA
- a CDS encoding hypothetical protein (possible pseudo, frameshifted), producing the protein MTVMAPADENECRRMLYTAFQMDTPTAVRYPRGSGPGVPVEKEMRSLPIGKGEVRRRGRRVALLAFGAMLAPSLEAAQALDATAANMRFVKPLDETLVLELAASHELLVTVEENAIAGGAGSAVLECLARHGLSVPVLQLGLPDRFIDHGNPAQLLKGLGLDGEGIVATVRQQLPE; encoded by the coding sequence ATGACCGTGATGGCGCCGGCCGACGAAAACGAGTGCCGGCGCATGCTCTACACCGCGTTTCAGATGGACACGCCCACGGCGGTGCGCTACCCGCGGGGCAGCGGCCCGGGCGTGCCGGTGGAAAAGGAGATGCGCAGCCTTCCCATCGGCAAGGGCGAGGTCCGGCGCCGGGGCCGGCGGGTGGCCCTGCTTGCCTTCGGCGCCATGCTGGCGCCCAGCCTGGAGGCAGCCCAGGCGCTGGACGCGACAGCGGCCAACATGCGCTTCGTGAAGCCCCTGGACGAAACCCTGGTCCTGGAACTGGCCGCCTCCCACGAGCTGCTGGTGACGGTGGAGGAAAACGCCATCGCCGGGGGCGCGGGCAGCGCGGTGCTGGAGTGCCTGGCGCGCCATGGACTGAGTGTTCCCGTGCTCCAGCTCGGGCTCCCGGACCGATTCATCGACCATGGCAACCCCGCCCAACTGCTCAAAGGCTTGGGTCTCGACGGGGAAGGGATCGTGGCCACCGTGCGGCAGCAATTACCCGAGTAG
- a CDS encoding hypothetical protein (possible pseudo, frameshifted): protein MILNDNEMSISENVGAMNRYLVRLLSSRFYHQAREAGRRMLEKLPPVLELAKKAEDT, encoded by the coding sequence GTGATCCTCAACGACAACGAGATGTCCATCTCGGAGAACGTGGGCGCCATGAACCGGTACCTGGTGCGCCTGCTCTCCAGCCGCTTCTACCACCAGGCCAGGGAGGCGGGGCGCAGGATGCTGGAGAAGCTGCCCCCCGTGCTGGAGCTGGCCAAAAAGGCCGAGGACACATGA
- a CDS encoding GMP synthase, with translation MKPVAIFRHHPAEGPGYFATYLERHGIAWTLVRIDAGDPVPADLAGFSGLAFMGGPMSVNDDLPWIPPVLERIRTAVERGMPVLGHCLGGQLMAKALGGRVTRAPQKEIGWGEVTRAANAAAEEWFAGLPERFLSFHWHGETFSLPEGATHVLSSPLCQNQGFALGNSIALQCHVEMTEELVRAWCQAGKREIEASRSSPGVQPPEAMLQDLESRVSVLHRVADAVYGRWIRKLQG, from the coding sequence ATGAAACCCGTCGCCATCTTTCGCCACCACCCCGCCGAGGGCCCAGGGTATTTTGCCACATACCTGGAACGCCACGGTATCGCCTGGACACTCGTCCGCATCGACGCCGGCGATCCCGTTCCCGCGGACCTCGCTGGGTTCTCCGGCCTCGCCTTCATGGGCGGGCCCATGAGCGTGAACGACGATCTGCCCTGGATACCGCCCGTGCTCGAGCGGATCCGCACCGCCGTGGAGCGCGGCATGCCGGTGCTGGGCCATTGCCTGGGCGGCCAGCTCATGGCCAAGGCCCTGGGCGGTCGGGTCACGCGGGCGCCGCAAAAGGAGATCGGCTGGGGCGAGGTGACCCGCGCCGCCAACGCCGCGGCCGAGGAATGGTTCGCGGGACTGCCGGAGCGCTTTCTGTCCTTCCACTGGCACGGGGAGACGTTTTCCCTCCCTGAAGGCGCGACCCACGTGCTTTCGAGCCCCTTGTGCCAGAACCAGGGCTTCGCCCTCGGCAACAGCATCGCTTTGCAGTGCCACGTGGAAATGACCGAGGAGCTGGTGCGCGCCTGGTGCCAAGCGGGCAAGCGCGAGATCGAGGCCTCCCGCTCGAGCCCTGGCGTGCAGCCGCCGGAGGCCATGCTGCAAGACTTGGAGTCCCGGGTGAGCGTCCTGCACCGGGTCGCCGACGCAGTCTACGGGCGCTGGATCCGCAAACTGCAGGGATAG